DNA from Bradyrhizobium japonicum USDA 6:
CGGCATCACGTGCATGTGGAGATGAAACACCACCTGGCCGCCGGCGGGCTCGTTGAACTGCTGCACGGTGATGCCGTCGGCCTCGAACGCCTTCATCGCAGCGGCCGCGATCTTGTGCGCGCCCCGGGCGACGTGGGCGTAGTCGTCAGGCTTGATGTCGAGGATATTGCGGGCAGGGGCCTTCGGGATCACCAGCGTGTGGCCCGATACCCGCGGCATGATGTCGAGGAAGGCAAGCACATGCTCGTCCTCATAGACCTTGTGGCAGGAAAACTCGCCGCGCAGGATCTTCGCGAAGATGTTGTTGGGGTCGTAGGCGGTCATTGCGGCGGCTCCTCGAATTTTGCGCTTACTGTCACCAGCCACGGCAAACCGTCAAGGCGCCTCGTCGACGCCCTTGCGGAACGGGCCGAGCTCAGCCAGCTCGCGCCCGGCCTCGGCGACATAGGCGCGCTCGCGCTTGAGGTAATCGTCGATGGCGCGGCGCAGGCCGGGATCGGCGATGAAATGGGCGGAATGGGTCGTCCGCGGCAGGTAGCCGCGCGCGATCTTGTGCTCGCCCTGCGCGCCGGCCTCGACGCTGTCGAGGCCGTGTTTGATCGCGAAATCGATCGCCTGATAGTAGCAGACCTCGAAATGAAGGAACGGATGATGCTCGACAGCGCCCCAGTTGCGGCCGAACAGCGTATCCGAGCCGATGAAGTTGATCGCGCCCGCGATCCAGCGGCCGTTGCGGCGGGCCATCACCAGCAGCACGTCCTGGCTCATCGTCTCGCCGATCAGCGAGAAGAATTCGCGGGTGAGATAAGGCCGGCCCCATTTGCGCGAGCCGGTCTCCATGTAGA
Protein-coding regions in this window:
- a CDS encoding HIT domain-containing protein; the encoded protein is MTAYDPNNIFAKILRGEFSCHKVYEDEHVLAFLDIMPRVSGHTLVIPKAPARNILDIKPDDYAHVARGAHKIAAAAMKAFEADGITVQQFNEPAGGQVVFHLHMHVMPRHDGVAMLPPASRKEDVKVLEENAAKLIAALRAG